TACGCAATTGGCTTAGGTACAATAGTTATGAATGCACAGGTAGGGCAATGGTAAGTAGAGTGGGGGCAAATTATCaatgtaatttgtaatttgtaggcAGTCGTGGAGTAATGGTGAGGAAATGAATATCACAGAGTTGCAGATTCCATTCAACCAGTACCAATTCCTGCCTCTTCCctcaatggctgcagtgcccttgagcaaggcatctcgtCACACTTATGCAGGGACTGCAATGCCCTGCAATATAGGCAAGTtgttttggatgaaagtgtcaactAGTGTAATGTAATTGGTCAGTTCTCTTGGCATGGCAAGTTAGGCTGAttaactgcttggccccgcattgctgcttgcagctatattttgagggttgaatttgctttttcttttgttttttcttttgttaaattccTCTAATAATACCACGTTCTCCTCCTCTGACCAGTTTGGCTTATCAAATAGCTACAGAATGGTTAACGATGTTTTGAGAAGAATATTCAAGAATGACTTAAAAAGTTTCCTtggaaacaatagaattctaccgttgtaaactcctctttactgtagtaaatcccttagggctttcccttacctaagggaaggacttaaggcattctgtgcaacccccttaagtagatcccttagctaagggaaaatgagcccttaagggtcacacttaagggagaaaacttaaggtgttttgtgcaaccgggcccaggAGCTGTACTTGCAATGAGCGTTCTTGGTGACATATCGCTAAGCAACCTGAATGTTTTCATCACAATGATGAGCTTTAGAATTTTAATGGAATTGAATGTGGCAAAATCTAGTCACTTCTCACATGAGCAAGTGGAAGGCAAGTCACTTGTGATAAACCTCTGCGATTTCTGAGCAATTTTTAAGGATTTTCAATGGCTTTTTGTCCAAAAACTTTCAACCAGAGTGGATCATGGATTGGGGCTGAACCCCAGTCTGAGCACCCATATAAATATGTGCGGGCAACTAAGTTTTCTTGCAGTAAGAATATCATATTTTATTACTTTGAATGTTGCCAATAATATTACCATACGTTACATGTGATTCTATTTCATACTGTACAATACTTTTTGTAGGCAAGTACTGGAAGGAGTACCAAAAGGAGCTAGCTGCTTCCCATGAGCAGCAGTACCATGGTGTGACCAACCTGCCAACCACAGCACCTCAGACGCTGAGATTTGTGGGCAACTTGATCCATTCTCCATCCACCAGTGTCAGAGGTAGCCAGTTGGCCTCCACCGGACCTGTGGTGACTCCAGTGAGGAAGGAGGAGATGTCCTTTGTGGGGacctccactcatcctccacaTCTCACCTGGGACCAGCTAGCCACACTGCTGAGCCATAAGCAGGCCCCTCTCTCTGGGAATGGATCCAGTGTTGGGGTGCCCTTCACCCAGAACAGTCTGACCAACCCCACCATGCTCCAAGCTAGCAACCATGGGATTGTGCACCATGCTGGTCAACCTACTGGTAAAAACAGCTCCAAGTCATTTCAGTGTACCTAACATTGATCAAAATAATCAAAATGCAAACATATTAAGGACTGGGAGTCAATTAAACATTTTAATCAAATTAACTATAGGCTAATTAGTTTAGGCCTAGTTGCTAGTGGTTGACAGCAGTTTTTACAAACATCAACAGGACAACAGGTATGACTTTGTCTCTATTGCAGCCGTAAGTGTCCAGACTCCAGCCCCACGGCATTACCTTCATTCTTCCCCTGCTACTTGTCAGAGGCAGGACCCCGGTCTTCCCAACGTGGCCTCAACCTGCCTGAGTAGCATGAAGAACCTCTCCCCCGTGGCCTCAACCTGCCTGAGTAGCATGAAGAACCTCTCCCCCGTGGCCTCAACCTGCCTGTGTAGCATGAAGAACCTCTCCCCCACGCCTGATGGTAGGGCCGCACTGCTGAGCCAGCTCGGACCCCTAATGTTTGTGGGGAATTTCAGTCTGCATGCCGAAGTCTTTCGTGGGCATCAGAACAACATGAGCCTCAAACCAGTCCAGACGCTTGGCATCATGGCACGCGGAGGACTAACGGCTCCAAGGGTTGACGTCATGTTGTTCACTTGTGCAGCTCAGTGAACCTCTCCACTGGGGCCTTTGGTGGAGCCCCAACTCATCCTCAGACCTCTTGCTGTCACTGCACCAGAGAAGACCTGCTGACCTCTGGCTGTCACTGCACCAGAGAAGACCTGCTGAAGATGATTGAGCCAGTCAGCAAGCTGCCCAGTGAACTAGACCAATAGTTTTCTGTTGCTGCAAAATCTTGTCCTCTTTTATAAACATTATGACACAATAGGCTATCCAGTGATAAGATTCACTGCCTAAGGCTCGCATTCTGCAATGCGATGTGTCTGAGGGTGGGTATTTGACTATTTTAATTAGTTAAGACCAGGGCTAAAATAAAAACCTCCCATGAGGAACATAATGATTGATTTTTTGGGCTTAACCACTCTACTACCAGTCAGCCCACCGTATGGAGTCGATGCAGCAGTAGAAAAGTTCTTGGTTGAGCCAGAGCTTGCAGGCAGGATTTAAACATCCCATTTGCACCTTTTACCCTATGTTTATTTAAGCCCAATTTATttcaatcagtggtgtagtctatgtagaacgcaggtatacggagtatacccacttctaaattttagaggcttcagtatacccacttaaaattgattgatctattatttagaatagcataaatatatacagtacacccacttcaaaaaatgctcgaatatacagtatacccacttcaaaaaagtacactacaccgctgatttcaaatgttattttattttattttaacacaCCAGTGAGCATGTAGTTAAATCCTAAAGGGTTGGCtatgaaattgttcaaataataaCAGCATTTTTCCAATCTTGGTGTCAGTTTACGAGTCAACGATGACGTCGAGTCAGTCGCTGTCCCTTCTCATTGGTTACAGATTCTCTGTCCATAGATGAAAACGAAGAGAAGAGACAACCAACCCCCAATGGCAATGTCCAACTGAGCACCATCAGATGTGTGAATGATGTCCATACACAGGGGAATAGTTCCCATGGGCCagtagttcccaaccttttttgaacaaacagccCCTTGTTCTCATCACAAGTCTTCCAATCTTTCTTGTCTTTCTCAGTACAattctactgtatatttcagaGTTGACCCTGTTGTGTTCTGTTCACATACCCACTGTATGACTATGACTGTAGATCATCCCTCCCCCCTAAATTAACccctccacccaaccccccctcaaCGACTGTGCCGACCTTCACCTCTCCACCCAACCCCCCGATGGCTGTGCTGACGACCTGAGCACCACCAGAGGTGTGAATGCCCATACACATGGAATTCATTCCCACAATGCTTTGCGTATCTAGTCTCCACAGAATGGGGTCTACAGTATTAGGCCATGATAAGCACCACAGGCAGTCAGTCAATAGGCCATCTCTTGCAGCTTGGAGCAGTGACACTAGTGTTGAGGAATCCTGTGTTGGTCTTCTCACTATTATCGTACATTGTGCCTTTAGTAAAACACACAGTTGAGAATTAACCTTAAAAAAGGGACTGTGGTCTGCAAGGTCTGGCTCAGCCAAAACAGAACTAAAATGGCATCAAGGCCTGCTAAATCTGTGAAAGAGGAGACAAAAGAAGAGGATTTCGatgatttcttatactcttacttTGTGAATGTGAAGCCTGAATTACCACAAGACATCAAAACTGAAATGGATGAGACTGAGTCACCTACTACTTCTGGTCAAGATTTTGTAAACACCAATAATATCAAGGAAGAAGTGAAGGAAGAAGACGATGCAGGACAGCAAAGTAATGATGGATCTAATGCAAAATGTAAGTCAACAATATATCACCGTTTTACTTCCCCTGTGAGGCATGTGAGGCATTCGGGTGCCACAACAGAACTGATATTTGCTCAGTTTAATTGATTATTTAGAAAGGCGTTGTGTGTTTCCATCAATTCCAAATATGTGTATTATGAGAAGGTTTAAAAATTGGTGGTTTTGAGAAAATCTGGTTTATGGGTCATTCTATAATTGGGGTAACATTTTAAGTCCATGGGTTTTATTCATCAATTCCACTAACTTTTAACTTCAACCTATGAtcttttttttagtttattttttttttacatcagcaCACATTGCTCTTTTATATAATACAAAAAGTCTACAAATGATTACATTTTCCActaagaaaaaaatgtatattaCTGTTTTTTGAATGCTTTTATTATGCCGTcctattttccaaatgtcagattcagtcttcatattgacAAGTGAAAAAATGTATTGTAGCAGAGTGGAACTTTTACTGGTAATTATCCTTTAAATAATAATTACCCCTTTTtatgtgtaattgcacgactacgccactgggggaatttcgccacccagagtattggttgaagacagtgataacccaaggcacaacaggttcggatagacgtAGACAGAGACGTGCACTTcttgtttcaaaataaaaatcttttctttattaacatatatttaaaataagaaaatgaacaTACATTAAAACTCATGCACCGCCTAAAACAAAAAGGGGACGGGATTGTGCAGAGGGGGGAGGTCTGAGGTTCCtatggtaggcctaggcctatatctcAACCAGACGAGCAGTGCAGGTAACCCGTGTCTACAATATTCCTATTTACACATATGCGCATAGGCATAGGCTACCAcagcaagcaagtgattcaatcagtaagtctttccactgcaagcaagtgattcaatcagtaagtctttacACATCAAGCAAGTGATTTAAACAGCAAGTCTTtccactgcaagcaagtgattcaatcagtaagtctttacACGTCAAACTGTGCACGTCACCCCTAAAGCTACAAGTGCGTAAGGAGACACGGGGCCTGCACTGAaagcggtgagagagagagctttaacAGAGTAAATATATtgcctagataggcctactaaccGCTGCAATACTATTCAGaccaggagaggggggaaggcggccgggcggaaattaaacaaacaaaaacaaacgtaacagaaaagcaaaactaattgggcagggacaaaacagcagtaAGCAATGTTACCGACCCTCGACGGCACTCTGAGGGATGAGGCAAACAAACATCCATGAGCAAAAGTCcatcattaaatatatatatatatctcagtGTTAACATGACACACCGGTACACATACCTCAGCACAAGTGGACAGAGTGTGAGATACAGGTTGGTACAGACGGATCGCACACCAAGGAGAATCTCAGGCTCACCTAGAGATTAACATGGTAGTGAATACACTGTTCTGAAGGTTTAGCAAACAAACATCATAAATAGTTACACGAACACGTACCTCCACATTGACAGGCATGGATTCGCACCTGGGGCTGGCCATCCCAGGATCTCTGGCTAGCTCAGCCAGAGCGCAGCGTTCGCCAGCACAAAAACCCCAAACACGGGAGAGCTCCAGCTAAGCGCTCACTTTCAGCTGTTTTTATAAAACAATGGGCTAGCCGCCACTTACTGCGGAGCCACTCAGTAGCTAGCTGAGTCTGTGACGTCAGACTAGTATGGGAGCTGGCAAGGGACAACGCTCACCTTGACCGTAGACAGGTCTACCCTGTTACATTTTCTCCCAGCTTTTTTTCATCGGCGCCCCGACGATGGGCTAGCTTTCCACAACCAGGAGTCAGGTCACAATGGGCCtatgcacacaagcaggcagactcttacacaagcatgcacacatacaataaGCAGTCACTCACGCACTGGCACCCTCCtagtcaggcaggcaggtatgCTCCCCGACAATCATGCACACAGGCAGTCGCGCACCTACAGGTAGACAGGCACACAGTCACCCCATCGCACACACCCTACAATGCACCAAGAGAACTGATCAgcatcatcatacacacacacaagcatacacacacacagtgcaagaggACCCAGGTTGGAGGTTGGGGAGGCATGGACATGTCCCTTGAGCCCGGCAGCGCTCCGCTGGCACGGCCACTACTCAGTCCAGGGGACGGCAGACCCCCTGTTGGCCGACGAGGGGAGTGCCTCCTACTACGCCCCGATTGGGCTACCGGCGAGGGCTGCGGCGGAGCAGGGACCCGTTGCCCATCACAGTTCCGGGCCAGGTGGCCGGGCTGATGGCACCGCCAACACAACTTGGGGCTCCCAGGCGACCCTGCTTGAGGCCGCTGCAGCAGCTCCACCCACTGCGACAGGAGACTGATCTGTTCCCCCTGCCGCCTTGCCATGTCCTTCAGCTCCGACAGTCCCTCATAGTCTTCCTCCATCTTGTGCGGGGACGGacaccacctcacctcctctcaggCAACCCAAGACTCGGTGGGTCGTTGTGGAGATTCGAGTCCCCCGCCGAGCCCactgctgttttgtccctgcACTGCCCTTTACTCAAAtaaaaacgaaaaaacaaaaacctaaCAAACAAAAAGCACGTCTCTGTACGCTATCTCTGCCGACTATAGGccaaatgtagcagagtggaacttTTACTGGTAATTATCCTTTAAATAATAATTACCCCTTTTtatgtgtaattgcacgactacgccactgggggaatttcgccacccagagtattggttgaagacagtgataacccaaggcacaacaggttcggatagacgtAGACAGAGACGTGCACTTcttgtttcaaaataaaaatcttttctttattaacatatatttaaaataagaaaatgaacaTACATTAAAACTCCTGCACCGCCTAAAACAAAAAGGGGACGGGATTGTGCAGAGGGGGGAGGTCTGAGGTTCCtatggtaggcctaggcctatatctcAACCAGACGAGCAGTGCAGGTAACCCGTGTCTACAATATTCCTATTTACACATATGCGCATAGGCATAGGCTACCAcagcaagcaagtgattcaatcagtaagtctttccactgcaagcaagtgattcaatcagtaagtctttacACATCAAGCAAGTGATTTAAACAGCAAGTCTTtccactgcaagcaagtgattcaatcagtaagtctttacACGTCAAACTGTGCACGTCACCCCTAAAGCTACAAGTGCGTAAGGAGACACGGGGCCTGCACTGAaagcggtgagagagagagctttaacAGAGTAAATATATtgcctagataggcctactaaccGCTGCAATACTATTCAGaccaggagaggggggaaggcggccgggcggaaattaaacaaacaaaaacaaacgtaacagaaaagcaaaactaattgggcagggacaaaacagcagtaAGCAATGTTACCGACCCTCGACGGCACTCTGAGGGATGAGGCAAACAAACATCCATGAGCAAAAGTCcatcattaaatatatatatatatctcagtGTTAACATGACACACCGGTACACATACCTCAGCACAAGTGGACAGAGTGTGAGATACAGGTTGGTACAGACGGATCGCACACCAAGGAGAATCTCAGGCTCACCTAGAGATTAACATGGTAGTGAATACACTGTTCTGAAGGTTTAGCAAACAAACATCATAAATAGTTACACGAACACGTACCTCCACATTGACAGGCATGGATTCGCACCTGGGGCTGGCCATCCCAGGATCTCTGGCTAGCTCAGCCAGAGCGCAGCGTTCGCCAGCACAAAAACCCCAAACACGGGAGAGCTCCAGCTAAGCGCTCACTTTCAGCTGTTTTTATAAAACAATGGGCTAGCCGCCACTTACTGCGGAGCCACTCAGTAGCTAGCTGAGTCTGTGACGTCAGACTAGTATGGGAGCTGGCAAGGGACAACGCTCACCTTGACCGTAGACAGGTCTACCCTGTTACAGTATgaaatattcacaaatatttgttCACAGTAATTATTATAATGTCAAAAGAACAGCCCATGATTTTCCATATTATACATTCAATTGTGGATTTTGTGTGCGACCCAGAAAGCTGTGTCAACCATGTCACAAAGTGAATCTCCATACCTGTACATCTACAATGGTTTGGTCCTGATCCACATCATAACATCTTTGGATGGTAATGTGAAGACCTTTTGGTGAATTTTGGGTCAAGTCaattcaagtcggttttattgtcagtttctttacatgcgctggtcatacaaagaattgaaattacgtttcttactttcccatgcagacagacatagactatgTAAGCTACTCTAGATGTGGAGGACATAGATAATTAGACATAGAccgtatacatacattacacctagagtacctatacaatacccatacaaaCACATCAGGGTTAGGGAAGGGTTAACCTCTTCAATATTTTAATCCACACTTTTTGATAGTCTTAGAGAGGGAAAATTGTCTGTCGACTGTGTTTTGAACATAATCCGAAGAACATGATGAGATATGTGTAAGCACACAGATAACGGCCATAAAAAGTGAATTGATTAAGGTCTTGTGGTGAAAGCTCTGAGGTCTACAGTTAGTACAATACTCTAAAAATGGCCATCAACTGTGTTACGCCTCTGTCAACTGTGTCACGCATTTGCTTGTGACAGTTGTTATGACACAGTTGTTATGACTGATTatgattttgttgttttttgttggatGCGCACATCCAAAAGCACTTAGTGTCAGACAGTATGTATTAcgctcattatgtctaactgtttaacttaaacactttagattttcttttgccaggggcattccaccagtggagacatgaatatgtattgaaagtgggtcatatatgtagtagaatagtagcctacatttctaattttgtgccttcttggccaagaaaaggcagaaaatgacattTTAGTGCATGTGGATTTGCGACAACagtccccataatgcattgcaatgctgaagttccacaggccacacccaggcagctctggcagtaggctcgttcgtgacaaagcagtaagatttttgctaggcagtgggcatgcacactttgccagtttgatgcatagtggaaccagaatgcatcaaactggcaaagtgcgcatgaccactgcctagcaaaaatcttactgcgtcgtcacgaccaagcccagtgacttactggagcctcaatgccagtgatttcaatatcgcattaggtccaaccccctatgggcagg
This Engraulis encrasicolus isolate BLACKSEA-1 chromosome 10, IST_EnEncr_1.0, whole genome shotgun sequence DNA region includes the following protein-coding sequences:
- the LOC134456415 gene encoding uncharacterized protein LOC134456415, which codes for MAFCPKTFNQSGSWIGAEPQSEHPYKYVRATKFSCSKYWKEYQKELAASHEQQYHGVTNLPTTAPQTLRFVGNLIHSPSTSVRGSQLASTGPVVTPVRKEEMSFVGTSTHPPHLTWDQLATLLSHKQAPLSGNGSSVGVPFTQNSLTNPTMLQASNHGIVHHAGQPTAVSVQTPAPRHYLHSSPATCQRQDPGLPNVASTCLSSMKNLSPVASTCLSSMKNLSPVASTCLCSMKNLSPTPDGRAALLSQLGPLISVNLSTGAFGGAPTHPQTSCCHCTREDLLTSGCHCTREDLLKMIEPVSKLPSELDQ